In one window of Meiothermus sp. DNA:
- a CDS encoding extracellular solute-binding protein codes for MNVTLQRWLIVGLFFGAAYAQRPTEIAFWHTLDSPGREALEKIVGEFNGRQREYRIAVQYVGDLREGGIRLTSAIRAGNPPQLYYGEVSFVSRAVQENLALPLDEYLGNLPTDFYPGLLETGRFRGKTYALPVELHLPVLFYNADQLAARRLTPPQSWEALANAAQQLTTRSAKGLIVVSDVYSFNAVVMSRGGQLVRDGRPNFTDVRVIESLEYLQSLVRAGSAQSRNIAEAQFALVDFVRTKTFMGIAPVTVWPVLEKRTPIPFRLGVAPLPRTPDGKLPLAGGNLMVLRGASEAQARGVVALWRYWMEPAHIAEWVRATYCLPLRRATQPLLEDFYREDPRRRVAFSGLEQAAPWAQDPEVTLWYGFLEEALERVLKGNANPRQALEEAQRKALALERR; via the coding sequence GTGAACGTCACGCTCCAACGCTGGCTCATTGTAGGCTTATTTTTTGGTGCTGCTTACGCACAAAGACCCACAGAAATCGCTTTTTGGCACACGCTGGATTCGCCCGGGCGGGAGGCACTGGAAAAGATCGTCGGCGAGTTCAACGGTCGCCAGCGCGAGTACCGCATTGCGGTGCAGTATGTGGGCGACCTGCGCGAAGGGGGCATCAGGCTTACCTCGGCCATCCGGGCAGGCAACCCGCCCCAGCTTTATTACGGCGAGGTTTCATTTGTCAGCCGGGCCGTGCAGGAGAACCTGGCCCTGCCGCTGGATGAATACCTGGGCAATCTGCCCACCGATTTCTATCCGGGGTTGCTCGAGACCGGGCGCTTTCGGGGCAAAACCTATGCCTTGCCGGTGGAACTGCACCTGCCGGTGCTTTTTTATAACGCCGACCAACTCGCGGCCCGCCGGCTCACCCCTCCCCAAAGCTGGGAGGCCCTGGCCAACGCGGCTCAGCAACTCACCACCCGTTCAGCCAAAGGGCTGATTGTGGTGAGCGATGTGTACAGCTTTAATGCCGTGGTGATGAGCCGGGGTGGGCAACTGGTGCGCGACGGGCGCCCCAACTTTACCGATGTCCGGGTGATAGAGAGCCTCGAGTATTTGCAAAGCCTGGTGCGGGCGGGGAGTGCCCAGAGCCGCAACATCGCCGAGGCCCAGTTTGCCCTGGTGGACTTTGTGCGCACCAAAACCTTTATGGGCATCGCACCCGTAACGGTCTGGCCGGTGCTGGAAAAACGCACCCCCATTCCTTTCCGCCTGGGGGTGGCGCCTTTGCCCCGCACACCCGATGGCAAGTTGCCGCTGGCCGGGGGGAATCTGATGGTGTTGCGCGGAGCCAGCGAGGCTCAAGCCCGAGGGGTGGTGGCCCTGTGGCGCTACTGGATGGAGCCGGCCCACATAGCCGAGTGGGTCAGGGCGACCTACTGCCTGCCCCTGCGTCGCGCGACCCAGCCCCTGCTGGAAGATTTCTACCGCGAAGACCCCCGCCGCCGGGTGGCCTTTAGCGGCCTCGAGCAGGCCGCGCCCTGGGCCCAAGACCCCGAAGTGACCCTCTGGTATGGCTTTTTGGAAGAGGCCCTCGAGCGTGTTCTGAAGGGCAATGCCAACCCCCGTCAGGCCCTCGAAGAGGCCCAGCGCAAGGCCCTGGCGCTGGAGCGTCGCTGA
- a CDS encoding DeoR/GlpR family DNA-binding transcription regulator codes for MPSLEATFRHREILEVLRRDGRLQVRQLAEHFGVSTVTIRTDLEYLEQQGLLRRTRGGAVPAETKRFELPLEETRQVHAREKESIGGYAAGLVRDGETIILDVGSTTTELAKALSPSLRNVVVITSGLNIALLLESHPGITVIVTGGTLRPLQHSLVNPYGSLLLREINADKVFLGCNGVHPDKGFTNTNLQEAEIKRAMMEAARETIVLADHSKIMQVAAARIGPLGAADLLITDSKAKKEDLEALRNKGLEVAVARRI; via the coding sequence ATGCCCTCCCTCGAGGCCACCTTTCGCCATCGGGAAATCCTGGAGGTGCTGCGCCGCGATGGCCGATTGCAGGTGCGTCAGCTGGCCGAACACTTCGGGGTTTCCACCGTTACCATCCGCACCGACCTGGAGTATCTGGAGCAACAGGGCTTGCTGCGCCGCACCCGGGGGGGCGCGGTTCCGGCGGAGACCAAACGCTTTGAGTTGCCCCTGGAAGAAACCCGGCAGGTTCACGCGCGCGAAAAAGAGAGCATTGGCGGCTATGCTGCTGGTCTGGTACGCGATGGCGAGACCATCATTTTGGATGTGGGCAGCACCACCACCGAACTGGCCAAGGCCCTCTCGCCCTCGCTACGGAACGTGGTAGTGATTACCAGTGGCCTCAACATTGCCCTGCTCCTGGAGTCGCACCCGGGCATTACCGTCATCGTTACCGGAGGTACCCTCAGGCCCTTGCAGCACTCGCTGGTTAACCCCTATGGCAGCTTGCTTCTGCGTGAAATCAATGCCGACAAGGTTTTTCTGGGCTGCAACGGGGTACACCCCGATAAGGGCTTCACCAACACCAATCTGCAAGAAGCCGAGATTAAGCGGGCCATGATGGAAGCCGCCCGCGAGACCATCGTGCTGGCTGACCACAGCAAAATCATGCAGGTGGCCGCAGCGCGTATTGGGCCGTTAGGGGCAGCTGACCTGCTCATCACCGATTCCAAAGCAAAAAAAGAAGATCTCGAGGCCCTGCGCAACAAGGGGCTCGAGGTGGCGGTGGCCCGCCGTATCTGA
- a CDS encoding carbohydrate ABC transporter permease: MKRRLWWRSFWLHLFLTPLALLWLAPLWLMFVFSTHPEIAIFSTPTPILPGNQFATNLQSLQADTNFLRTLFNSIMVAGIYTVLSIFLTSLAGYAFARFDFWGKGVVFSLVIATLTIPYFAVVIPQFILVAREAKTLLAILIGMAVFGGIAALLAWLKFSPALGRLVWVGYGLAGLAYLFLGVPALREAMTFDFRLTNTYWAVILPSLANSLGVFFMRQNFLSVPQSLLEAARIDGAGEFRIFFRVAVPLVLPAMAALAIILFLASWNDYLWPLLVLSDRAMQTAPVALGSLIGLTRVSWGGIMVGAVMTTLPFLILFLFLQRYFIAGITAGGVKD; encoded by the coding sequence GTGAAGCGGCGGCTGTGGTGGCGCAGCTTCTGGCTGCACCTGTTTCTAACCCCCCTGGCGCTGTTGTGGCTGGCCCCGCTGTGGCTGATGTTCGTTTTCTCAACCCACCCCGAGATAGCCATCTTCAGCACCCCCACCCCGATTCTGCCGGGCAATCAGTTTGCCACCAACCTGCAAAGCCTGCAAGCCGACACCAACTTCTTGCGAACCCTCTTCAACAGCATCATGGTCGCGGGTATCTACACGGTGCTCTCGATCTTTTTGACCAGCCTGGCCGGCTATGCCTTTGCCCGCTTCGATTTCTGGGGCAAGGGGGTGGTGTTTTCGCTGGTGATTGCCACCCTGACCATCCCCTATTTCGCGGTGGTGATTCCGCAGTTCATTCTGGTGGCCCGCGAGGCCAAAACCCTTCTGGCCATCCTGATCGGGATGGCCGTGTTTGGCGGGATTGCCGCCCTGCTGGCCTGGCTGAAGTTCTCGCCCGCCCTGGGGCGGCTGGTCTGGGTGGGCTACGGGTTGGCCGGGCTGGCCTACCTGTTTTTGGGCGTGCCCGCGCTGCGCGAGGCCATGACCTTCGACTTCCGCCTGACCAACACCTACTGGGCGGTGATTCTGCCCTCGCTGGCCAATAGCCTGGGGGTGTTTTTTATGCGGCAAAACTTCCTGAGCGTGCCGCAAAGCCTGCTGGAAGCGGCCCGTATAGATGGGGCAGGCGAGTTTCGCATCTTTTTCCGCGTAGCGGTGCCGCTGGTGCTCCCGGCCATGGCGGCCCTGGCGATTATCTTGTTCCTGGCCTCCTGGAACGACTATCTGTGGCCCTTGCTGGTGCTCTCGGACCGGGCCATGCAGACCGCTCCGGTGGCGCTGGGCTCCCTGATCGGGCTGACGCGGGTTTCGTGGGGGGGCATTATGGTGGGGGCTGTGATGACCACCTTGCCTTTCCTGATTTTGTTCTTGTTTTTGCAACGCTACTTCATCGCCGGTATCACCGCTGGTGGTGTAAAGGACTGA
- a CDS encoding extracellular solute-binding protein gives MKRLLVLGAALALTVASAQIQGNPNLRGEITVWSWDIAAKALEANIPGFNKLFPNVKVTVLDIGNQATYDRGLAGCAAGGGDLPDVYSIENNEAEVFWARFPNCFTDMNTLQPAASTLRNQFPAFKWTELTVGNKVFAMPWDSGPVVMFYRRDIYSQAGVNPATIRTWDDFIAAGKKIAAATNNRVKVGVIANGQDDEWFRMLANQNSCFYFNNEASAVTVNQPGCITALETVKKLIDAGVVMQGGWNEQIQAFKAGTVATSMFGAWYEGTIRSNAPDQSGKWGVYPMPASRAGGVRAANLGGSALAIPASSRNKEAAWAFVRYALGTTEGQVTMLKQFGLVPSLLAATRDPYVNQPQPYWGNQRIWQVILGTLGNVPAARGTQFFQEARAIMVKTQADYVAGRFPSAKAALDAAAQQISQATGLPIAR, from the coding sequence ATGAAACGTCTACTGGTTTTAGGTGCGGCCCTGGCCCTCACGGTGGCCTCGGCCCAGATACAGGGGAACCCCAACCTGCGCGGTGAGATTACCGTGTGGAGCTGGGACATTGCCGCCAAGGCCCTGGAGGCCAACATCCCCGGCTTTAACAAGCTCTTCCCCAACGTTAAGGTCACGGTGCTCGACATCGGCAACCAGGCCACCTACGACCGCGGCCTGGCCGGCTGTGCGGCGGGCGGCGGCGACCTGCCCGACGTATACTCCATCGAAAACAACGAAGCCGAGGTGTTCTGGGCCCGCTTTCCCAACTGCTTCACCGATATGAACACCCTGCAACCCGCGGCCTCGACCCTGCGCAACCAGTTCCCCGCCTTCAAGTGGACCGAACTGACCGTGGGCAACAAGGTCTTCGCCATGCCCTGGGACTCCGGCCCGGTGGTGATGTTCTACCGGCGCGACATCTATAGCCAGGCCGGGGTCAACCCCGCCACCATCCGCACCTGGGACGACTTCATCGCCGCAGGTAAGAAGATCGCTGCAGCAACCAACAACCGGGTTAAGGTAGGCGTGATTGCCAACGGCCAGGACGACGAGTGGTTCCGCATGCTGGCCAACCAGAACAGTTGCTTCTATTTCAACAACGAGGCCAGCGCTGTCACGGTTAATCAGCCCGGCTGTATAACGGCCCTCGAGACGGTCAAAAAACTCATTGACGCCGGAGTCGTGATGCAGGGCGGCTGGAACGAGCAAATCCAGGCCTTCAAGGCCGGTACCGTAGCCACCAGCATGTTCGGCGCCTGGTACGAAGGCACCATCCGCTCCAACGCCCCCGACCAGAGCGGCAAGTGGGGTGTCTACCCCATGCCTGCTTCGCGGGCCGGCGGCGTGCGTGCGGCCAACCTGGGCGGCTCAGCGCTGGCCATTCCGGCCTCCTCGCGCAACAAGGAAGCGGCCTGGGCTTTCGTCCGCTATGCCCTGGGCACCACCGAAGGCCAGGTGACCATGCTCAAGCAATTCGGGCTGGTACCCTCGCTCCTGGCCGCCACCCGCGACCCCTATGTCAACCAACCCCAGCCTTACTGGGGCAACCAGCGCATCTGGCAGGTCATCCTGGGCACCCTGGGCAATGTGCCTGCGGCCCGTGGCACCCAGTTCTTCCAGGAAGCCCGCGCCATCATGGTCAAAACCCAGGCCGACTATGTAGCCGGGCGCTTCCCCAGTGCCAAGGCGGCCCTCGACGCCGCCGCCCAGCAAATCTCGCAGGCCACCGGTCTACCCATAGCACGCTAA
- a CDS encoding cell wall metabolism sensor histidine kinase WalK — MSFRTRLILAYTILWVLILALTLTIAVYSINFGLYGQVERTLLRYVNEVAQLYASGRAGEISLPRSGPVSVSFYSSGGQLLIAPTPDFEQKVPKNFIRAASSTAKPYYAPNFMAAYQEIPGAVVVVSQDTRYIESISLTVRNTLVQGMAFLLPLGALLIVLAARLSLIPLHRAASEVDKRGPRNLEPIHYTGPKDDLGLMVEKVNDLLSELREAQARERAFLAEVSHELRTPLTSLNGYLERLSRNPGDAEMLERARKIAAHTARMVQDLLALARGEAERSVNAHIVNLGDLLRQAVGEYPGVVLKMPAEFPEVLGDPDRLLQLARNLIANAVRAAGAPEKVQVRVWMVKEPTDNPPDPYESADELRTTSTPEMKPPKQPWAAFAIVDRGPGIAPEVLPRLFTRFARGPEGGTGLGLAIAKQIAEAHGGEIRVASRPGETRFTVFLPLLLEEE; from the coding sequence ATGTCCTTCCGCACCCGACTGATCCTGGCCTATACGATCCTGTGGGTGCTGATTCTGGCCCTGACCCTGACGATTGCCGTCTACAGTATCAATTTTGGTCTGTACGGCCAGGTCGAACGTACCCTTTTGCGCTACGTGAACGAAGTGGCCCAGCTCTACGCCTCGGGCCGCGCTGGGGAGATCAGCCTGCCTCGCTCCGGTCCGGTGAGTGTGAGCTTTTACAGTTCGGGTGGGCAGCTCCTGATTGCACCCACACCCGACTTTGAACAGAAAGTGCCCAAAAACTTTATCCGTGCGGCCAGCAGCACCGCCAAACCCTATTACGCGCCCAATTTCATGGCTGCCTATCAGGAAATTCCGGGGGCAGTGGTGGTGGTCAGCCAGGATACCCGCTACATTGAGAGCATCTCGCTTACGGTTCGCAATACCCTGGTGCAGGGCATGGCCTTTTTGTTGCCCCTGGGGGCCCTTCTGATTGTGCTGGCGGCCCGCCTTTCGCTCATTCCGCTGCACCGGGCGGCCTCGGAGGTAGACAAGCGCGGCCCCCGCAACCTCGAGCCCATCCACTACACCGGCCCCAAGGACGACCTGGGGCTGATGGTGGAAAAGGTCAACGACCTGCTGAGCGAGCTGCGCGAGGCCCAGGCCCGCGAGCGGGCCTTTCTGGCCGAGGTCTCCCACGAACTGCGCACCCCCCTCACCTCGCTGAACGGCTACCTCGAGCGCTTGAGCCGCAACCCCGGCGACGCCGAGATGCTCGAGCGGGCCCGCAAAATTGCCGCCCATACCGCCCGCATGGTGCAAGACCTGCTGGCCCTGGCCCGCGGCGAGGCCGAGCGCAGCGTCAATGCCCACATCGTCAACCTGGGCGATCTGCTGCGCCAGGCCGTGGGCGAGTATCCCGGCGTGGTGCTCAAGATGCCCGCCGAGTTCCCCGAGGTACTGGGCGACCCCGACCGCCTCTTGCAACTAGCCCGCAACCTGATCGCCAACGCCGTGCGGGCTGCCGGCGCCCCGGAAAAGGTGCAGGTGCGGGTCTGGATGGTCAAGGAGCCCACCGACAACCCCCCCGACCCCTACGAGTCCGCCGACGAGCTTCGCACCACCTCCACCCCCGAGATGAAACCGCCCAAGCAGCCCTGGGCCGCCTTTGCCATTGTGGACCGCGGGCCGGGCATCGCCCCCGAGGTACTGCCCCGGCTCTTCACGCGCTTTGCCCGGGGGCCCGAGGGTGGCACCGGCCTGGGGCTGGCCATCGCCAAGCAGATTGCCGAGGCCCACGGGGGCGAGATTCGGGTCGCCAGCCGACCCGGCGAGACCCGCTTCACGGTGTTTTTGCCGCTCTTGCTGGAAGAGGAATAG
- a CDS encoding FGGY family carbohydrate kinase, producing the protein MKPVGIGMDLGTSGLKAIAITADGRTVAAASTAYPLLTPRPGWTEQNPSDWVEAAHQVLGELAQKLKQENWDLWFAGGTGGNAAFGQDRPAAGHWWRAAPISGFRLWAAHWPCLWPVPSSRKARLVGPPF; encoded by the coding sequence ATGAAACCCGTCGGTATTGGTATGGATCTGGGCACCAGTGGGCTCAAGGCCATTGCAATAACGGCAGATGGGCGGACCGTCGCTGCAGCCAGCACAGCCTATCCCTTGCTGACCCCCAGACCCGGCTGGACAGAACAAAATCCCTCGGACTGGGTAGAGGCCGCCCACCAGGTGTTGGGCGAGCTGGCGCAGAAGCTAAAACAAGAAAACTGGGATCTTTGGTTTGCGGGAGGTACTGGAGGTAATGCAGCCTTTGGTCAGGATAGACCGGCTGCTGGCCATTGGTGGAGGGCCGCTCCGATTTCTGGCTTTCGATTGTGGGCAGCGCACTGGCCTTGCCTCTGGCCCGTACCTTCATCGAGGAAGGCCCGGCTCGTGGGGCCGCCATTTTAG
- a CDS encoding response regulator transcription factor, whose translation MKRILLIEDDPEIAHLLQLELGEAGYTVDWASGGMSGLVRLREAVPDLVILDLGLPDLDGGEVARRIRAGYEVPIIVLTAADAVERKVSLLSDGADDYIVKPFHTAELLARIQVQLRHREGGEQVSVGGLEVHLAKRQVLYDGQELRLSPKEFELLSLLVSRAGKVFSRQEIEEHLWGRQLERDSNVVDVHIANLRSKLREAGAYGYLRTVRGVGYALRQREAE comes from the coding sequence ATGAAACGTATTCTGCTGATTGAAGACGACCCTGAGATTGCCCACCTCTTGCAGCTCGAGCTCGGCGAAGCCGGCTACACTGTGGACTGGGCCTCGGGCGGCATGTCGGGCCTGGTGCGCCTGCGCGAGGCAGTACCCGATCTGGTGATTCTCGACCTGGGCTTGCCCGACCTGGACGGCGGCGAAGTAGCCCGCCGCATACGGGCCGGCTACGAAGTGCCCATCATCGTCCTGACCGCTGCCGATGCGGTCGAACGCAAGGTCAGCCTGCTCTCCGATGGCGCCGATGACTACATCGTCAAGCCCTTTCATACCGCAGAGCTGTTGGCGCGCATCCAGGTACAGCTGCGCCACCGCGAAGGGGGCGAACAGGTCAGTGTGGGGGGGCTGGAAGTGCATCTGGCAAAACGCCAGGTACTCTACGACGGGCAGGAACTACGCCTTTCGCCCAAGGAGTTCGAGTTGCTCTCGCTCCTGGTGAGCCGCGCCGGCAAGGTGTTCAGCCGCCAGGAGATTGAGGAGCACCTGTGGGGAAGGCAGCTCGAGCGCGACTCCAATGTGGTAGACGTCCACATTGCCAACCTGCGCTCCAAGCTGCGCGAAGCCGGCGCCTATGGCTACCTGCGTACCGTGCGCGGGGTGGGTTACGCCCTGCGGCAGCGCGAAGCCGAGTGA
- a CDS encoding beta-galactosidase has translation MLGVCYYPEHWPRERWAEDARRMRELGLTYVRIGEFAWSRIEPDPGRFAWAWLDEAIETLGQAGLKVVLGTPTATPPKWLIDQHPDVLAYDIQGRPRRFGSRRHYSFSSRVYLEEARRIVTLLAQRYGQHPHVAGWQTDNEYGCHDTTRSYGPEDLRAFRLWLQARYGSIEALNRAWGNVFWSMEYRSFGEVDLPNQTVTEANPAHWLDFYRFSSEQVAAFNRMQVEILRAYSPKRFIVHNFMGYTPDFDHFKLAQDLDIAGWDSYPLGFTDMDVLPCTAEEKIRYARTGHPDIAAFHHDLYRGVKPRWWVMEQQPGPVNWAHHNPAPAPGVVRLWTWEALAHGAEVVSYFRWRQFPQAQEQFHAGLNRPDFEPDVGFSEAARVAEELQSLGPLPPSSPAPVALVFDYEADWVYRIQPQGREFIYRDLVWVFYEALRALGLDVDFVPPGARLEPYRLVVVPSLPVVSEAALEIFRHHQGVVVWGPRSGSKTEFLSIPPTLPPGRLQDLLPLRVTRVESTRPGLSEPVRWNGLEWPSGIWKEWVESDLPPQATFGDGKGALYQHQNHHYLAFWPGQDFLQSYLGALAKNLDLPLHPVPEGIRVRRRGDWVFAFNYSGQPQPAPAPTNARFLVGGPTLEAYNFCIWKAG, from the coding sequence ATGCTAGGCGTCTGCTACTACCCCGAACACTGGCCCCGCGAGCGCTGGGCCGAGGATGCCCGCCGCATGCGCGAGCTGGGCCTTACCTACGTCCGCATCGGCGAGTTTGCCTGGAGCCGTATAGAGCCCGATCCGGGCCGCTTCGCCTGGGCCTGGCTGGACGAGGCCATCGAAACCCTGGGCCAGGCCGGGCTCAAAGTGGTGCTGGGCACCCCTACGGCCACCCCGCCCAAGTGGCTAATAGATCAGCACCCGGACGTGTTGGCCTACGATATACAAGGTCGCCCGCGCAGGTTTGGCTCCCGTCGCCACTACAGCTTCAGCAGCCGGGTCTACCTCGAGGAGGCCCGCCGCATCGTGACCCTGCTGGCCCAGCGCTATGGCCAACATCCCCATGTAGCGGGCTGGCAGACCGACAACGAGTACGGCTGTCACGACACCACCCGCAGCTATGGCCCCGAAGATCTGCGGGCTTTCCGGCTGTGGCTCCAGGCCCGCTACGGCAGCATCGAGGCCCTCAACCGGGCCTGGGGCAACGTCTTCTGGAGCATGGAGTACCGCTCCTTTGGCGAGGTGGATCTGCCCAATCAGACCGTCACCGAAGCTAACCCCGCCCACTGGCTGGACTTTTACCGCTTCAGCTCCGAGCAGGTAGCAGCCTTCAACCGGATGCAGGTGGAAATTCTGCGGGCCTACTCACCGAAGCGCTTCATCGTGCACAACTTCATGGGCTACACCCCCGACTTCGATCACTTCAAGCTAGCCCAGGACTTAGACATCGCCGGGTGGGACAGCTATCCTTTGGGCTTCACCGACATGGACGTGCTGCCCTGTACAGCGGAAGAAAAAATCCGCTACGCCCGCACCGGCCACCCCGACATCGCCGCCTTTCACCACGACCTGTACCGTGGGGTGAAGCCGCGGTGGTGGGTGATGGAGCAGCAGCCGGGGCCGGTCAACTGGGCCCACCACAACCCCGCTCCGGCCCCCGGCGTGGTGCGGCTTTGGACCTGGGAGGCCCTGGCCCACGGGGCCGAGGTGGTGAGCTACTTCCGCTGGCGGCAGTTTCCTCAGGCCCAGGAGCAGTTCCATGCCGGCCTCAACCGCCCCGACTTTGAGCCCGATGTGGGCTTTTCCGAGGCCGCACGGGTAGCCGAGGAGCTCCAGAGCCTGGGCCCGCTGCCCCCCAGCAGCCCCGCGCCGGTGGCGCTGGTTTTCGACTACGAGGCCGACTGGGTTTACCGGATTCAGCCCCAGGGCCGGGAGTTTATTTACCGCGACCTGGTTTGGGTGTTTTACGAAGCCCTGCGCGCGCTGGGCCTGGATGTAGACTTTGTGCCCCCAGGGGCCCGTCTGGAGCCGTACCGGCTGGTGGTGGTGCCCAGCCTGCCTGTGGTCTCAGAGGCTGCCCTGGAAATTTTCCGCCACCACCAGGGTGTTGTGGTGTGGGGCCCCCGGAGCGGTTCCAAAACCGAGTTTCTGAGCATTCCGCCCACCCTGCCGCCGGGGCGCTTACAGGATTTGCTGCCACTCAGGGTGACGCGGGTGGAGAGTACCCGTCCTGGACTATCCGAACCGGTGCGCTGGAACGGCCTGGAATGGCCATCTGGGATATGGAAGGAGTGGGTTGAATCGGACTTACCCCCCCAGGCCACATTTGGCGATGGCAAGGGCGCTCTGTACCAGCACCAGAACCACCACTACCTGGCCTTCTGGCCGGGCCAGGACTTCCTGCAAAGCTACCTGGGTGCCCTGGCCAAAAACCTGGATCTACCGCTTCACCCCGTACCCGAGGGTATACGCGTCCGCAGACGCGGCGACTGGGTTTTCGCCTTCAACTACTCTGGCCAACCTCAACCCGCCCCCGCCCCCACAAACGCCCGGTTCCTGGTAGGAGGCCCCACCCTCGAGGCCTATAATTTTTGCATCTGGAAAGCGGGGTGA
- a CDS encoding carbohydrate ABC transporter permease, with the protein MKRSATPYLFLSPYLAIFALFWAWPILESLLLSFQNTRVFPPVWNLSINWGRILGDAAFWDALRNTVLILVIQVPIMLALATVLAVALNSQLLRARGFFRFAFFAPVVVGAVAYSAVFRLLFNQNGAVNAALGLDLNWIFDPVGAMAVIITTLTWRWTGYNAIIILAGLQSIPKDIYEAAEIDGASPWQQFWRITVPSLRPVLLFCLVLSIIGTLQLFTEPWLITNGGPGTATTTLGVYLYRQGFQNINFGYASTIAYAITLLALVFSIIQLRLFGRES; encoded by the coding sequence GTGAAACGTAGCGCGACCCCTTATCTTTTTTTGAGTCCTTACCTGGCGATTTTCGCCTTGTTCTGGGCCTGGCCGATCCTCGAGTCGCTGTTGCTCTCGTTTCAGAACACCCGGGTTTTCCCACCGGTGTGGAACCTCAGTATCAACTGGGGCCGCATCCTGGGCGATGCGGCTTTTTGGGACGCCCTGCGCAACACGGTGCTGATTCTGGTCATCCAGGTACCTATCATGCTGGCCCTGGCGACCGTGCTGGCAGTTGCACTGAACTCGCAATTGCTGCGGGCCAGAGGCTTTTTTCGCTTTGCCTTTTTTGCCCCGGTGGTGGTGGGGGCGGTGGCCTACTCGGCAGTGTTTCGCCTGCTTTTTAACCAAAACGGCGCCGTTAACGCCGCGCTGGGCCTGGATTTGAACTGGATCTTTGACCCCGTGGGCGCCATGGCCGTCATCATCACCACCCTCACCTGGCGCTGGACGGGCTACAACGCCATCATCATCCTGGCCGGGCTGCAAAGCATCCCCAAAGACATCTACGAGGCCGCCGAGATTGACGGGGCCAGCCCCTGGCAGCAGTTCTGGCGCATCACTGTGCCCAGCCTGCGCCCGGTGCTCTTGTTCTGCCTGGTGCTTTCCATTATCGGTACCCTGCAGCTCTTCACCGAGCCCTGGCTCATTACCAACGGCGGCCCCGGCACCGCCACCACCACCTTAGGGGTCTACCTTTACCGCCAGGGCTTCCAGAACATCAACTTTGGCTACGCCTCTACTATCGCCTATGCCATCACCCTGCTGGCGCTGGTCTTCTCCATCATCCAGCTCAGGCTTTTCGGGAGGGAATCGTGA